In one window of Oleidesulfovibrio alaskensis DSM 16109 DNA:
- the prsK gene encoding XrtA/PEP-CTERM system histidine kinase PrsK: protein MTLILSVFLGALLAAAFCVYTVRTAGMRRALTVIPAVGVTAAVAAAEGALQYLSVPAHGLLQPVLLLQGLLCPAWLLFGLAYARGFSWQGLSLLNRLLLFASFIPALLVVLFPVSRFLFLPDFTLEQVIYLEPLAFSLYLLIILFLLVALGNLEATLRNARHSDRWRVKLALVGGGTVLMAHVLFYSQGLLHRSIDMNYGGLRTAGSMLGIAMLFFAELRRESGRVTVTGRFALRSTVVLLAGVYLIGLGIAREGVRHFGSEFERHAAIGLLFLLGLAVVLVLLSERVRRRLRIWLQRNFYQDKYDYRSQWMEFTRRLAGVRGMDELTRTVLLHYCEAFGFVGGAWFAADHETQGRVTAGEYYEMDEPQVMPESIDFSLIMELQAPVAIPVLKDRLAAAGHMEEAGCLDFVRATRAEVVVPVAAGDSFEGLLLLGPAIDRSEAYDTEDFELMDAMAHEVGLTVKSFRLGNELAAAREMEAMGKVAAFVLHDLKNQVYTLSLVTENARDFIGEPDFQADMLESLENTVTKMKVLITQLKHLPDAGSLRLAPVDMHELVRKAALQVPGVRLVVQGPQLVAAVDEEQIEKVFVNLFLNAVEAGGDRPVTVTTVQQPVFSVSVRDSAGGIDRDILRRGLFKPFRSTKRRGMGIGLYHCKKIVEAHGAALHVRNRPGEGAEFVIEFASQQEKPQSAGNGGAKGASV, encoded by the coding sequence ATGACGCTGATATTGTCAGTATTTCTGGGAGCGCTGCTGGCTGCGGCTTTCTGCGTTTACACGGTGCGCACTGCCGGTATGCGCAGGGCGCTGACTGTCATTCCCGCGGTGGGTGTGACAGCAGCCGTGGCAGCGGCCGAAGGTGCCCTGCAGTATCTCAGTGTGCCTGCCCATGGTCTGCTGCAACCGGTGCTGCTGCTGCAGGGGTTGTTATGTCCGGCGTGGCTGCTGTTCGGACTGGCGTATGCACGCGGTTTTTCGTGGCAGGGGCTCAGCCTGCTCAACCGCCTGTTGCTTTTCGCTTCTTTTATTCCCGCTTTGCTGGTGGTGCTGTTTCCGGTTTCCCGTTTTCTGTTTTTGCCTGATTTTACGCTGGAGCAGGTTATCTATCTGGAGCCTTTGGCTTTTTCGTTATATCTGCTCATCATTTTGTTTCTTCTTGTGGCGTTGGGCAATCTGGAAGCCACACTGCGCAACGCGCGGCACAGTGACCGCTGGCGTGTGAAGCTGGCTTTGGTGGGCGGCGGTACCGTGCTTATGGCCCATGTCCTTTTTTACAGTCAGGGCCTGCTGCACCGTTCCATAGACATGAACTACGGCGGGCTGCGGACGGCAGGCAGCATGCTGGGCATAGCCATGCTGTTTTTTGCCGAACTGCGGCGCGAAAGCGGCAGGGTGACGGTTACCGGCAGGTTTGCTTTGCGTTCCACCGTGGTGCTGCTGGCGGGCGTATACCTTATAGGGCTGGGCATTGCGCGTGAAGGAGTGCGGCATTTCGGCTCGGAGTTCGAGCGGCACGCGGCTATCGGTCTTTTGTTTCTGCTGGGACTGGCGGTGGTGCTGGTGCTGCTTTCCGAACGGGTGCGCAGACGGCTGCGCATATGGCTGCAGCGTAATTTTTATCAGGACAAGTATGACTACCGCAGCCAGTGGATGGAATTTACAAGGCGTCTGGCCGGAGTGCGCGGTATGGACGAACTTACCCGCACGGTACTGCTGCATTATTGCGAGGCCTTCGGTTTTGTGGGCGGGGCGTGGTTTGCGGCGGACCATGAAACACAGGGCAGAGTGACGGCTGGTGAGTACTACGAAATGGACGAGCCGCAAGTTATGCCGGAGTCCATTGATTTTTCACTGATTATGGAACTGCAGGCTCCTGTGGCCATACCGGTGCTCAAAGACCGGCTGGCTGCGGCAGGACATATGGAGGAAGCAGGGTGTCTCGATTTTGTGCGTGCCACCAGAGCCGAGGTTGTGGTGCCTGTTGCGGCAGGAGACAGCTTTGAAGGGCTGCTGCTTCTCGGGCCGGCCATAGACCGTTCGGAAGCCTATGACACCGAAGATTTTGAGCTGATGGATGCCATGGCTCACGAGGTGGGGCTTACGGTGAAAAGTTTTCGTCTGGGCAACGAGCTTGCGGCGGCACGGGAGATGGAAGCCATGGGCAAAGTGGCTGCTTTTGTGCTGCACGACCTGAAAAATCAGGTTTATACGTTGTCTCTGGTAACGGAAAATGCCCGCGACTTCATTGGCGAACCCGATTTTCAGGCCGATATGCTGGAAAGTCTGGAAAACACCGTGACCAAGATGAAGGTGCTGATAACGCAGCTGAAACACCTGCCCGATGCCGGAAGCCTGCGTCTTGCGCCTGTGGATATGCACGAACTGGTGCGTAAGGCGGCTTTGCAGGTGCCCGGCGTCCGGCTGGTTGTGCAGGGGCCGCAGCTTGTTGCTGCCGTTGATGAAGAGCAGATTGAAAAAGTGTTTGTGAATCTGTTTCTGAACGCGGTGGAAGCGGGCGGTGACCGGCCGGTCACTGTAACTACGGTGCAGCAACCTGTATTTTCAGTTTCTGTGCGTGACAGCGCCGGGGGCATAGACAGAGATATTCTGCGCCGGGGGCTGTTCAAACCGTTCCGCAGTACCAAAAGACGCGGGATGGGCATTGGTCTTTACCATTGCAAAAAAATTGTCGAGGCGCACGGCGCCGCGCTGCATGTGCGGAACAGGCCGGGAGAAGGGGCAGAATTTGTCATTGAATTCGCCTCGCAGCAGGAGAAGCCGCAGAGCGCGGGCAACGGCGGTGCAAAGGGCGCTTCTGTCTGA
- the xrtA gene encoding exosortase A, producing MNAAEGLRGTRGYLLVFGLLMAVIYHQIAVEMVMNWEHDPNYSHGFLVPFIAGYLLWLRRDAVRQVPVKPAAGGMVILAGGLVTLLLGVSSVEFMTMRSSMIIVTAGMIAFVYGYPLLRVLLVPLGYLFFMIPIPYILYDEVAFPLKLFVAKVAVAGLKLFSLPVLREGNVIIFPNITLEVVDACSGMRSLMSLLALSTAYGFMFLRRPWQRVVLVLAAVPVAVATNVFRVFVTGFLARHVGKGAAEGFFHDFAGLAVFATAMVLIAVIGWLLSMGGRNAR from the coding sequence ATGAACGCTGCCGAAGGATTGCGCGGTACCCGCGGGTACCTGCTGGTGTTCGGGCTGCTTATGGCGGTCATCTACCATCAGATAGCGGTGGAAATGGTTATGAACTGGGAGCACGACCCCAACTATTCGCATGGGTTTCTTGTGCCGTTCATTGCCGGCTATCTGCTGTGGCTGCGCCGCGATGCCGTGCGGCAGGTGCCGGTGAAACCTGCTGCAGGCGGGATGGTTATTCTGGCCGGAGGTCTGGTGACCTTGCTGCTCGGTGTGAGTTCCGTGGAATTCATGACCATGCGTTCTTCCATGATCATCGTCACCGCGGGCATGATTGCCTTTGTATACGGCTATCCTTTGCTCCGCGTTCTGCTGGTACCGCTCGGCTATCTTTTCTTCATGATTCCGATACCATATATTTTGTATGACGAGGTGGCTTTTCCTCTGAAGCTGTTTGTGGCCAAAGTGGCTGTGGCCGGACTCAAGCTGTTCAGCCTGCCGGTGCTGCGCGAAGGAAATGTGATCATTTTTCCCAACATCACGCTGGAGGTGGTGGACGCCTGCAGCGGCATGCGGTCGCTCATGAGCCTGCTGGCGTTGTCCACCGCATACGGGTTCATGTTTCTGCGCAGACCGTGGCAGCGTGTTGTTCTTGTTCTGGCCGCTGTGCCCGTGGCGGTGGCCACCAACGTGTTCCGGGTTTTTGTCACGGGTTTTCTGGCCCGTCATGTGGGTAAAGGAGCCGCCGAAGGCTTTTTCCATGATTTTGCCGGGCTGGCTGTTTTTGCCACGGCCATGGTGCTCATTGCAGTCATAGGCTGGCTGCTGAGCATGGGAGGACGTAATGCGCGCTAG
- a CDS encoding exosortase C-terminal domain/associated protein EpsI, producing MRARFCVVFALLALAAVFVHTHSTASAPPHRPLQEIPVSLGPWRLMGQTAFSTEVLDLLRPTDYLMRRYQDRSGVVVDLYVGYHGGAKGEGGIHSPRNCLPGSGWYELSSNPMVVRTSAGSVHLVRAEYAYGEMSTSFYYWFDVRGRSLTDEYALKWEQLVNGLLHGRKDASFIRISVPPHIPQPDEVATRFISDFYPVLNTFLPR from the coding sequence ATGCGCGCTAGGTTCTGCGTTGTTTTTGCGCTGCTGGCTCTTGCGGCTGTTTTTGTGCATACACATTCGACAGCGTCTGCTCCGCCCCACCGTCCGCTGCAGGAAATTCCTGTTTCTCTGGGGCCGTGGCGGCTGATGGGCCAGACTGCATTCAGCACCGAAGTGCTGGACCTGCTGCGTCCCACAGACTACCTGATGCGCCGCTATCAGGACCGTTCCGGTGTCGTGGTGGATTTGTATGTGGGCTATCACGGCGGCGCTAAAGGGGAAGGCGGAATACATTCCCCCCGTAACTGTCTGCCCGGTTCCGGTTGGTATGAGTTGTCTTCAAACCCCATGGTGGTGCGTACTTCTGCCGGCAGCGTGCATCTGGTGCGTGCGGAATACGCCTATGGCGAAATGAGCACGTCGTTTTATTACTGGTTTGATGTGCGGGGGCGCAGTCTGACGGATGAATATGCATTGAAGTGGGAGCAGCTTGTCAACGGGCTGCTGCACGGGCGCAAGGATGCCTCGTTTATCAGAATATCCGTTCCTCCGCATATTCCGCAGCCTGATGAGGTGGCAACGCGTTTCATCAGTGATTTTTATCCTGTTCTGAACACCTTTCTGCCGCGCTGA